The proteins below are encoded in one region of Winogradskyella helgolandensis:
- a CDS encoding purine-nucleoside phosphorylase yields MIKQITESTEYLQSKGFENPEIGIILGTGLGQLIDEIDIIAEASYNHIPNFPTATVEFHKGKLIYGNLEGKKVVVMQGRFHVYEGYTLQDVTFPVRIMEKLGIKTLLVSNASGAINLDYKKGELMLIDDHINLQGGSPLAFKGVSELGERFTDMSAPYDAEINSKFENIAKQHNITLHKGVYASVVGPQLETRAEYRMLKIMGADAVGMSTVPEVIVANHLNLKVAAVSVLTDECNPDDLKPVDINEIIAMAGKAEPNMITLFKALIKTL; encoded by the coding sequence ATGATTAAACAGATTACAGAAAGCACCGAATATTTACAAAGTAAAGGATTTGAAAACCCTGAAATCGGCATTATATTAGGAACAGGTTTAGGGCAGTTGATTGACGAAATAGACATCATTGCAGAAGCTAGTTATAATCACATTCCAAATTTCCCAACAGCCACTGTAGAGTTTCATAAAGGCAAACTTATTTATGGTAATCTTGAAGGTAAAAAGGTAGTTGTAATGCAAGGCCGTTTTCATGTTTATGAAGGGTATACCTTGCAAGATGTGACTTTCCCTGTGCGAATAATGGAAAAATTAGGTATTAAAACTTTATTGGTTTCAAATGCGTCAGGAGCAATTAATCTCGATTATAAAAAAGGAGAATTAATGCTCATCGACGACCATATTAATCTTCAAGGAGGTTCTCCTTTGGCATTTAAAGGCGTTTCAGAATTAGGAGAACGTTTTACTGATATGAGTGCACCTTATGATGCGGAAATCAATTCAAAATTTGAAAATATTGCCAAACAACATAATATTACATTACACAAAGGTGTTTACGCATCTGTTGTTGGACCTCAACTAGAAACACGAGCAGAATATAGAATGTTAAAAATTATGGGTGCTGATGCTGTTGGTATGAGTACTGTTCCTGAAGTTATTGTTGCTAATCATTTAAATTTAAAAGTCGCTGCCGTTTCTGTTTTAACAGACGAATGTAATCCGGATGACTTAAAACCTGTTGACATTAATGAAATCATAGCTATGGCAGGAAAAGCTGAACCAAATATGATTACACTTTTTAAAGCGTTGATTAAAACATTATAA
- a CDS encoding TIGR04282 family arsenosugar biosynthesis glycosyltransferase yields MNNKTAILIFANSAGKELTSKSVVSSDFFNLLDSDTVKTVKKAGLPYFHISEKAQKGHSFGERFTNAIETVFNKGFQNVITLGNDIPNLTANLILKAKDKLENSDFVLGPSTDGGFYLMGFKEAHFSKTDIQNLPWQTSKLRRCLHQELLKQNESVSYLETLTDIDDTSDIELVLKNFKSLDFNIRKLLLKILKKVKTITRVASVFHGRTVFNKHYNKGSPILLHI; encoded by the coding sequence ATGAATAACAAAACCGCCATATTAATCTTTGCAAATTCTGCAGGAAAAGAATTGACTTCAAAATCAGTTGTTTCTTCTGACTTCTTTAATTTGCTTGATTCTGATACTGTAAAAACAGTAAAAAAAGCGGGTTTACCTTATTTTCATATTTCTGAGAAAGCGCAAAAAGGACATTCATTTGGAGAACGTTTTACCAACGCTATTGAAACCGTTTTTAATAAAGGGTTTCAAAATGTGATTACACTTGGTAATGACATTCCCAACCTTACCGCTAATCTTATTTTAAAAGCTAAAGATAAATTAGAGAATTCAGATTTTGTTTTAGGACCTTCAACCGATGGAGGTTTCTATTTAATGGGTTTCAAGGAAGCACATTTCAGTAAAACAGACATCCAAAATTTACCTTGGCAAACATCTAAATTAAGACGTTGTTTACATCAAGAATTACTAAAGCAAAACGAAAGTGTTTCTTATTTAGAAACGCTAACAGATATTGATGACACTTCAGATATAGAATTGGTCTTAAAGAATTTTAAATCTTTAGATTTCAATATTAGAAAACTGCTTTTAAAAATTCTAAAAAAAGTAAAAACAATTACAAGAGTCGCTTCTGTTTTTCATGGTAGAACCGTTTTCAACAAACACTACAATAAAGGCTCACCTATTTTACTTCATATTTAA
- a CDS encoding sodium:solute symporter family transporter, with amino-acid sequence MDIINWQWTLIIASSLLLFILSPLAKTTDEFFKAVHKKKAPNSLVLTGSLIISWIFAKSITNAANLGLDFGIVGGVAYAGYYVSFAVAGLLIYKMRVVGGFKSIHQFLTTKFGKGAMALFSILIAIRLFNEVWSNTMVIGSYFGETGSSNYYWAIIVFTVLTLAYAIKGGLSSSIFTDVIQMVLFSILLMLILWNIFSIETFSVTDVVTSGTWSFKLGLNLFFAAIIQSFSYPFHDPVLTDRAFISSPKVTRKSFLWASLLGAICIILFSVIGVYAQTQGFKGQAAVEVGKAFGVVILLVINFIMITSAASTLDSTFSSFSKLLAIDLGMVNDLTFGRASMAAIAILGTLPVFLEAEILSATTISGTMVIGLTPVFLFWNTKVPKLSFYLSVIAGLVFGFLLVFEVFPEALIFTEGKYADLLWVNIWGILSCNILYFIPKWIKT; translated from the coding sequence ATGGATATAATTAACTGGCAATGGACATTGATAATTGCATCGAGTTTACTACTCTTTATATTATCGCCATTAGCAAAGACAACAGACGAATTTTTTAAGGCGGTTCATAAAAAGAAAGCACCAAACAGCTTGGTGCTTACCGGAAGTCTTATCATTTCTTGGATTTTTGCCAAGAGCATTACCAATGCCGCAAATCTAGGTTTGGATTTTGGCATTGTTGGTGGTGTTGCTTATGCTGGTTATTATGTATCGTTTGCTGTCGCTGGTTTACTAATTTACAAAATGCGCGTTGTTGGCGGATTTAAAAGTATTCATCAATTTTTAACCACCAAATTCGGAAAAGGAGCCATGGCTTTGTTTTCGATATTGATTGCCATCAGATTATTTAATGAAGTCTGGAGTAACACCATGGTTATTGGTAGTTATTTTGGAGAAACAGGAAGTTCCAATTATTATTGGGCCATTATCGTTTTTACTGTTTTAACTTTAGCGTATGCGATAAAAGGCGGTTTGAGTAGTTCTATTTTTACTGATGTGATTCAGATGGTATTATTTAGTATTCTACTTATGCTAATTCTATGGAATATCTTCTCCATTGAAACCTTTAGCGTTACTGATGTCGTCACTTCTGGAACTTGGAGTTTTAAGTTAGGTTTAAACCTATTTTTCGCAGCCATTATTCAATCCTTTAGTTATCCGTTTCACGATCCGGTTTTAACCGATAGAGCCTTTATCAGTTCACCTAAAGTAACCCGAAAAAGCTTTTTATGGGCGAGTTTATTAGGCGCCATTTGCATTATCCTATTTAGCGTCATTGGTGTCTATGCGCAAACCCAAGGTTTTAAAGGTCAAGCCGCCGTAGAAGTTGGCAAAGCCTTTGGTGTGGTTATTTTATTAGTTATTAATTTTATAATGATAACCTCAGCAGCATCCACTCTAGACTCTACGTTTTCATCGTTTTCAAAATTATTAGCGATTGATTTAGGCATGGTTAACGATTTAACTTTTGGAAGAGCATCTATGGCTGCCATAGCGATTTTAGGCACACTTCCTGTTTTTCTTGAAGCCGAAATTTTATCAGCAACCACCATATCAGGAACGATGGTCATTGGCTTAACACCTGTATTCTTATTTTGGAACACGAAAGTTCCAAAACTGAGTTTTTATCTTAGTGTGATTGCAGGACTCGTATTTGGATTTTTACTCGTATTTGAGGTGTTTCCAGAAGCCCTAATTTTTACAGAAGGCAAGTATGCCGATTTACTTTGGGTAAATATTTGGGGAATTTTAAGTTGTAATATTTTATATTTCATACCGAAATGGATAAAAACATAA
- a CDS encoding TIGR04282 family arsenosugar biosynthesis glycosyltransferase: protein MTDTLVIVFVKNIKLGTVKTRLAKTIGDFGAFEVYTELVKITEKATEALDMDKRIYFSNTVVESQWEHDFKAVQKGVDLGERMMNAFKDGFESGYKKIVLIGSDLPDINSTHIKNGLDALTTNDVVFGPAEDGGYYLVGMSKFHDSIFINKPWSQPKLLELTLQELHNNDISVGTLDTLNDIDTYEDLIASDFYKSNLKLQEKIQQLND from the coding sequence ATGACTGATACACTTGTAATTGTATTTGTAAAAAATATAAAATTAGGAACCGTAAAAACCAGACTCGCTAAAACTATTGGCGACTTTGGAGCTTTTGAAGTGTATACCGAATTAGTTAAAATTACAGAAAAAGCAACTGAAGCTTTAGACATGGACAAACGTATTTATTTTTCTAATACTGTGGTTGAATCGCAATGGGAGCATGATTTTAAAGCAGTGCAAAAAGGCGTTGATTTAGGTGAGCGTATGATGAACGCTTTTAAAGATGGTTTTGAATCTGGCTATAAAAAGATTGTACTTATTGGTTCAGACTTACCAGATATTAATTCTACTCATATTAAAAACGGATTAGACGCCTTAACTACTAATGACGTTGTTTTTGGACCTGCCGAAGATGGTGGTTATTATTTGGTTGGTATGTCTAAATTCCACGATTCTATATTCATTAATAAACCATGGAGTCAGCCCAAGTTATTAGAGCTTACGTTACAAGAGTTACACAACAATGATATTTCTGTTGGTACCTTAGACACTTTAAACGATATTGATACGTATGAAGATTTAATTGCTTCAGACTTTTATAAATCTAACTTAAAATTACAAGAAAAAATACAGCAACTCAATGATTAA
- a CDS encoding rhodanese-like domain-containing protein codes for MHKIFTLSFLLLSFLVNGQESIEKLLKTHNKESVPYISVQELAMPKTNAILLDSRELFEFETSHLKDAIHVGYDKFKIESVTNRITDKSTAIVVYCSLGIRSEAIAEQLKKKGYTNVFNLFGGIFEWKNKDFTVYDIENKPTENVHAFSKEWSQWLLKGNKIYD; via the coding sequence ATGCATAAAATCTTTACATTATCATTTTTACTCTTAAGCTTTTTGGTAAATGGCCAAGAATCAATTGAAAAGTTGCTAAAAACACATAATAAAGAAAGTGTTCCTTATATTTCTGTACAAGAATTAGCCATGCCAAAAACAAACGCTATTTTATTAGATTCTAGAGAACTATTTGAATTTGAAACGAGTCATTTAAAAGACGCTATTCATGTTGGTTATGATAAATTCAAAATTGAATCAGTTACGAATCGAATTACGGACAAATCCACAGCTATAGTCGTTTATTGTTCCTTAGGAATTCGCTCTGAAGCTATTGCTGAACAACTTAAAAAGAAAGGTTACACTAACGTATTCAACTTATTTGGTGGTATTTTTGAATGGAAAAACAAAGATTTCACGGTTTACGATATTGAAAATAAACCCACTGAAAATGTACATGCATTTTCAAAAGAATGGAGCCAATGGCTTTTAAAAGGAAACAAAATATATGACTGA
- a CDS encoding SusC/RagA family TonB-linked outer membrane protein, which yields MKHIYLCLLLCFCFFSNAQITITGTVTEASSKIPLPFVNISSSNGNGTTSSDDGTYTIVVNSTTDKLTYSFLGFKTQTIEVANQTIINIELQEDSAALDEVVITALGLERDTKELGYAVQAISSKKLTEVKTVNFLDNLQGKLAGVTVTQGATGVGSSSKITIRGEASFSNNNPLFVVDGVPINNETVFNFTNEAAAGFQEIDFGNGGMEVNADDIGSVTVLKGPSAAALYGTRASNGVIVIETKNGKNKRGLGISFNSSLFVDTAFRLPDFQNSYGQGNSGQFEYGDGLGGGINDNITYSWGPRLDAGLLIRQFDSPVQLPNGTFVRGGDTALYDGLDITATPFVSHPDNLKDFYETGVTTINNISVSNGFDSGNYRLSFTDLRSESIIPGVNLDRQTISAKLNFQPSDNTEINSSFSYINSNSDNRPSNGYGSENANYSLVAWGPRSLNIENLKNYWQPGLEGTQQYSFNYTFFDNPYFILNENTNSFNRDRIFGNISITQDLTKNLSISLRTGMDYSTETRQLRRAYSSNRFSNGAYAEHDVMFREVNTDFLINYKNQFNNFSVDVFLGGNRLNQIATTKQSQTVSLAQPGIYNLNNAASPIEVFQFESEKRINSFYGITKLGYKDYLFLDITGRNDWSSALATPFSVDGTSFFYPSVSSSFILSNVVELPTAISFAKLRASVAQVGNDTSAYQTSGAFVSQTPYNSEPTFSDQDFIPNANLKPESTTSYEFGTDLRFLDNRLRFDFTYYNANTKDQIISLPVAISSGYSQQVVNGGNVNTQGVEIVLGITPIQTDNFNWNSTFNFATNRSVIKNLPQSDGRLTLAYSRIYDSANQTVWFQVEEGGRVGDFYGTGYLKNENDEFLIDDNGNYIADDNLKKLGNYNPDFTLGWSNNFNYKNWNMSFLFDWRQGGEIVSRTRALGNVGGQLAETSYRPDAGIVAQGVNVNTGQANTVAITAESYYRQFYDRNHEENNVYDASFLKLRQFAIGYTFDLKDGFLGLKEGADISLSLVGNNLFAFTGNPHFDPEQLAVQGNGFVSGVEDMSYATTRSIGFKAGFNF from the coding sequence ATGAAGCACATTTACTTATGCTTACTGTTATGCTTTTGCTTTTTCAGTAATGCTCAAATTACAATTACCGGAACAGTAACCGAAGCCAGTTCAAAAATACCTTTGCCCTTTGTAAACATTTCATCTAGCAACGGCAATGGAACGACCTCAAGCGATGATGGCACCTACACAATAGTCGTTAATTCAACTACAGATAAACTCACCTACTCATTTTTAGGCTTTAAAACACAAACTATTGAGGTCGCAAATCAAACAATTATCAATATTGAATTACAAGAAGATTCTGCTGCTTTAGATGAAGTTGTAATTACAGCATTAGGTTTAGAACGCGATACCAAAGAATTAGGTTATGCTGTCCAGGCCATTTCCTCTAAGAAATTAACAGAAGTAAAAACCGTGAACTTTCTAGACAACCTACAAGGAAAATTAGCTGGAGTAACGGTTACACAAGGTGCCACAGGTGTTGGTTCGTCTTCTAAAATTACGATTAGAGGTGAAGCGTCTTTTTCTAATAACAACCCTTTATTTGTGGTTGATGGTGTGCCGATTAACAACGAAACGGTTTTTAATTTCACCAATGAAGCTGCAGCCGGATTTCAAGAAATTGATTTTGGAAATGGTGGTATGGAAGTGAATGCTGATGATATTGGTTCTGTTACCGTTTTAAAAGGGCCAAGTGCTGCCGCATTGTATGGGACAAGAGCATCTAATGGTGTTATTGTTATTGAAACCAAAAACGGAAAAAACAAAAGAGGTTTAGGTATTAGTTTTAATTCCTCGCTTTTTGTGGACACTGCTTTTAGGTTGCCAGATTTTCAAAATTCTTACGGTCAAGGTAATTCTGGTCAGTTTGAATATGGTGATGGTCTTGGTGGTGGTATTAATGATAATATCACCTATTCTTGGGGACCACGTTTAGATGCTGGACTTTTAATTAGACAATTTGATAGTCCTGTGCAATTACCAAACGGTACTTTTGTAAGAGGTGGAGATACTGCACTTTATGATGGTTTAGACATCACAGCTACACCTTTTGTTTCTCATCCGGATAACTTGAAAGATTTTTATGAAACTGGTGTTACCACTATTAATAATATTTCAGTTTCTAATGGGTTCGATTCTGGAAATTACCGATTATCTTTTACCGACTTAAGAAGTGAATCGATTATTCCTGGCGTGAATTTAGACCGACAAACCATTTCTGCTAAATTAAACTTTCAACCAAGTGACAATACCGAAATCAATTCATCTTTCAGTTATATAAATTCTAATAGTGACAATAGACCATCCAATGGTTACGGCAGTGAAAACGCGAATTACTCTTTAGTTGCTTGGGGACCACGCTCTTTAAATATAGAAAATCTTAAAAATTATTGGCAACCTGGTTTAGAAGGCACACAGCAATATTCATTTAATTACACGTTTTTTGACAATCCGTATTTCATTTTAAACGAGAACACCAATTCCTTTAATCGCGACCGAATTTTTGGTAATATTTCTATTACCCAAGACCTAACTAAAAATTTAAGTATTTCTCTTAGAACAGGAATGGATTACAGCACCGAAACTAGACAATTACGGAGAGCCTACAGTAGTAATCGTTTTAGTAATGGTGCTTATGCAGAGCACGATGTTATGTTTAGAGAAGTGAATACCGATTTTTTAATTAACTATAAAAATCAGTTTAATAATTTTTCTGTGGATGTGTTTTTAGGTGGAAATAGATTGAATCAAATTGCAACTACCAAACAATCACAAACGGTTAGTTTGGCACAACCCGGAATTTACAATTTAAACAATGCAGCTTCACCTATTGAAGTCTTTCAATTTGAAAGTGAAAAGCGTATCAATTCATTTTACGGTATTACAAAATTGGGTTATAAAGATTATTTATTTTTAGATATTACAGGTCGAAATGATTGGTCTAGCGCTTTAGCGACACCTTTTTCGGTAGATGGCACCTCGTTTTTCTACCCTTCAGTGTCATCAAGTTTTATACTATCTAATGTTGTGGAATTACCAACTGCCATATCTTTTGCAAAACTGCGAGCGAGTGTGGCACAAGTTGGAAACGACACAAGTGCTTACCAAACTTCTGGTGCTTTTGTATCACAAACACCATACAATAGCGAACCTACGTTTAGCGACCAAGATTTTATTCCCAATGCCAATTTAAAACCAGAAAGCACCACCTCTTATGAGTTTGGTACAGATTTACGATTTTTAGATAATAGATTACGATTCGATTTTACGTATTACAATGCCAATACAAAGGACCAAATTATTTCTTTACCTGTTGCCATTTCTTCTGGTTACAGCCAACAAGTAGTTAATGGCGGAAATGTAAACACACAAGGTGTAGAAATTGTTTTAGGGATTACACCAATTCAAACGGATAATTTCAATTGGAATAGCACGTTTAACTTCGCCACTAATCGCTCTGTTATTAAAAACTTACCACAGTCGGACGGAAGGTTAACACTTGCTTATAGCAGAATTTACGATAGTGCTAATCAAACGGTTTGGTTTCAGGTGGAAGAAGGTGGACGTGTTGGAGATTTTTACGGAACTGGTTATCTAAAAAATGAAAATGATGAATTTTTAATTGATGATAATGGTAACTACATTGCCGATGACAACTTAAAAAAACTAGGAAATTATAATCCAGATTTTACATTAGGATGGAGTAACAATTTCAATTATAAAAATTGGAATATGAGCTTTTTATTCGATTGGCGACAAGGAGGCGAAATTGTATCTAGAACACGCGCTTTAGGAAATGTTGGTGGTCAACTAGCAGAAACGAGTTACCGACCAGATGCCGGAATTGTTGCACAAGGTGTCAATGTAAATACAGGACAAGCAAATACCGTTGCGATTACTGCAGAAAGTTATTACCGACAATTTTACGATAGAAATCACGAAGAAAATAATGTTTATGATGCTTCCTTTTTAAAGTTACGTCAATTCGCTATTGGCTATACTTTTGACTTAAAAGATGGATTTTTAGGTTTAAAAGAAGGTGCTGACATTAGTCTTTCATTAGTTGGAAACAACTTATTTGCTTTCACTGGAAATCCGCATTTTGACCCAGAACAATTAGCCGTTCAAGGCAATGGATTTGTAAGTGGTGTTGAAGACATGAGTTATGCGACAACACGAAGTATTGGTTTCAAAGCCGGATTTAACTTCTAG
- a CDS encoding metallophosphoesterase family protein, whose amino-acid sequence MDKNIIDIGKLSGKVLLFGGVYSNLQALEALIAVAESEGITPENCICTGDIIGYCAQPEETIQTFKNWNARSIVGNVEIQLRDDEDDCGCDFREGSRCDGFSQQWYPYAKSKLSKDSLDYLETIPDHIKFTIGNQKVTVVHGSYFNVSEFIFKSTPWATKQSNFEATETDVIIAGHCGLPFEDKNDAKLWVNPGVIGMPANDGKPNVWFAILDDSTKPLQVNFRKLEYNHTLANKLMLNGLLPESYAKTIVSGLWDNMEILPETEKKLQGQPIEL is encoded by the coding sequence ATGGATAAAAACATAATTGACATAGGAAAATTATCAGGTAAAGTACTACTCTTTGGTGGTGTTTACAGCAACCTTCAAGCCCTTGAAGCACTAATTGCTGTGGCAGAATCTGAAGGTATTACCCCTGAAAACTGTATTTGTACTGGTGATATTATTGGCTATTGTGCCCAACCCGAAGAAACCATTCAGACCTTCAAAAATTGGAATGCCAGAAGCATTGTTGGTAATGTTGAAATACAATTACGTGATGATGAAGATGATTGCGGATGCGATTTTAGAGAAGGGTCGCGATGCGATGGTTTTTCGCAACAATGGTATCCATATGCGAAGAGTAAACTCTCAAAAGATTCTCTTGACTATCTTGAAACGATTCCAGACCATATAAAATTCACCATTGGGAATCAGAAGGTAACCGTCGTACATGGTTCGTATTTTAATGTTTCAGAATTTATTTTTAAGTCAACACCTTGGGCTACTAAGCAATCTAATTTTGAAGCTACAGAAACTGACGTCATTATTGCTGGACATTGTGGCTTGCCTTTTGAAGATAAGAACGATGCTAAACTCTGGGTAAATCCTGGTGTGATTGGTATGCCTGCTAATGATGGAAAACCTAATGTTTGGTTTGCTATTTTGGATGACTCGACAAAACCTTTACAAGTAAATTTTCGTAAGTTAGAGTACAATCATACACTAGCAAACAAACTCATGTTAAATGGATTACTTCCAGAATCTTATGCCAAAACAATCGTTTCAGGTCTTTGGGATAATATGGAAATTTTACCTGAGACTGAAAAAAAACTACAAGGACAACCTATAGAATTGTAA
- a CDS encoding SusD/RagB family nutrient-binding outer membrane lipoprotein, whose product MKNFTYILSVLFIATTMSCTKDFEDINTNPNQPSSVQPSLLLRQVIYDFGENMSYEGFVAGDLLAQHRTALDFNLFDRHALKSPQLGGNPWPIFYTNLRDNEIILNQARTTETFAVYEGPALILKAYMAAGLTDLFGDVPYFEAFNGVEGTVTPGYDSQEDIYLNENGILDNLGKGIAAIEAYSDMIPLEGDILFDGNLDAWIKFANALKIKHLVRISDKIDVTSDLQSLFDEGNYITSNSENAIFNFTNTDPNSFRLAQLRIGDFNNFVLSETMEDILIGLNDTRLSSLFRPFSNSTSNEFNGLLNGIDASSTSIALADYSLASIAFREDTSTLDANFITAWEVQFALAEVAAKGIINADAQTLYNSGVTLAFEYWNTALPVDYLTGPAAYNAFGSNPIEQILTQKWIANVINGYEGWIEYRRTGFPQLQTISASLNNDLIPIRMPYPAEEAALNFENYSVAANATDNNSINVPVWWNE is encoded by the coding sequence ATGAAAAATTTCACATATATACTTTCTGTTTTATTTATTGCAACAACGATGAGTTGTACCAAAGATTTTGAAGACATAAATACCAACCCAAACCAACCCAGTTCGGTCCAACCGAGTTTGTTGCTAAGACAGGTTATTTACGATTTTGGAGAAAACATGAGTTACGAAGGCTTTGTTGCCGGCGATTTATTAGCACAACATAGAACCGCTTTAGATTTCAATTTATTTGATAGACACGCGTTAAAATCACCACAATTAGGAGGTAATCCTTGGCCTATTTTTTATACCAATTTGAGAGATAATGAGATTATCCTAAATCAAGCTAGAACAACAGAAACCTTTGCTGTTTATGAAGGTCCTGCTTTAATTTTAAAAGCCTATATGGCTGCTGGTTTAACTGATTTATTTGGAGACGTTCCCTATTTTGAAGCGTTCAATGGTGTTGAAGGTACCGTAACACCAGGATACGATTCACAAGAAGATATCTATCTTAATGAAAACGGTATATTAGATAATTTAGGTAAAGGTATTGCTGCAATTGAAGCCTATTCTGATATGATTCCATTGGAAGGCGATATTTTATTTGATGGCAATTTAGACGCTTGGATAAAATTCGCGAATGCTTTAAAAATTAAGCATTTGGTTCGTATTTCGGATAAAATAGATGTTACTAGTGATTTACAATCGCTTTTTGATGAAGGCAACTATATCACTTCCAACAGTGAAAATGCTATTTTTAATTTTACAAACACAGATCCAAACAGTTTTAGATTGGCACAATTACGCATTGGTGATTTCAACAATTTTGTCTTATCCGAAACTATGGAAGATATTTTAATTGGCTTGAATGACACGAGACTTTCAAGTTTATTTCGCCCTTTTTCTAATTCAACTTCAAACGAATTTAACGGATTGCTTAACGGTATCGATGCATCTTCGACTTCTATTGCTTTAGCAGATTATTCTTTAGCAAGTATAGCTTTCAGAGAAGACACGTCTACTTTAGATGCTAATTTTATAACTGCTTGGGAAGTACAATTCGCCTTAGCCGAAGTGGCTGCCAAAGGTATTATCAACGCAGATGCACAAACCCTTTATAATTCCGGAGTCACTTTAGCTTTCGAATATTGGAACACAGCATTACCTGTAGATTACCTCACTGGTCCTGCGGCTTATAATGCTTTTGGGTCAAATCCAATAGAACAAATCTTAACGCAAAAATGGATAGCTAATGTGATTAATGGTTATGAAGGCTGGATAGAATACCGAAGAACAGGTTTCCCTCAGTTACAAACCATTTCGGCGAGTTTAAACAATGATTTAATTCCGATTAGAATGCCTTATCCTGCTGAAGAAGCAGCCTTAAATTTTGAAAATTACAGTGTTGCAGCCAACGCAACCGATAACAATAGTATAAACGTGCCAGTTTGGTGGAATGAATAA
- the arsS gene encoding arsenosugar biosynthesis radical SAM (seleno)protein ArsS (Some members of this family are selenoproteins.) produces the protein MATKSLKKLGNDLAQSNKQIEILSNGIFKSGELPTFKDKISETSQFPIKAKKLEILQINVGYMCNQVCDHCHVDAGPDRKEIMTRDTMRQCLEVIKNSGAHTLDLTGGAPEMNPDFRWFVEEAAKVGIKDFIVRSNLTIIRANKKYYDLPEFFKKHNVHVVSSMPHWTRGKTDKQRGDGVFDKSIKALQELNAVGYGMPGSDLKLDLVYNPSGAFLPGDQVAMEKDFKKALMDDFGIEFHNLFAITNLPIARFLDYLIASENYEDYMYSLVEAYNPAAVENVMCTNTLSISWDGYLFDCDFNQMLELPVNSKSRHISEFNEELLEGRNIVISQHCYGCTAGAGSSCQGVVA, from the coding sequence ATGGCAACAAAGTCCCTAAAAAAACTCGGAAACGATTTAGCGCAAAGCAATAAACAAATAGAAATACTCTCTAATGGTATCTTTAAAAGTGGTGAATTACCAACCTTTAAAGATAAGATTTCAGAAACGAGTCAATTTCCAATTAAAGCTAAAAAACTAGAAATTCTACAGATTAATGTTGGCTACATGTGTAATCAAGTTTGCGACCATTGCCATGTAGATGCTGGTCCGGATCGAAAAGAAATAATGACCAGAGATACCATGAGACAATGTCTTGAAGTCATAAAAAACTCAGGTGCGCACACGCTAGATTTAACTGGTGGCGCACCAGAAATGAATCCTGATTTTAGATGGTTTGTAGAAGAAGCTGCCAAAGTGGGAATTAAAGATTTCATCGTGCGTTCTAACCTTACCATTATTAGAGCAAACAAAAAATATTATGACTTGCCAGAATTCTTTAAAAAACACAATGTACATGTGGTAAGTTCTATGCCACACTGGACACGTGGAAAAACGGATAAACAACGTGGTGATGGTGTTTTTGATAAATCTATAAAAGCCCTACAAGAATTAAATGCCGTGGGTTACGGAATGCCAGGAAGTGATCTAAAACTAGATTTAGTTTACAATCCGTCTGGAGCTTTTTTACCAGGTGATCAAGTTGCAATGGAAAAGGATTTCAAAAAGGCATTGATGGACGATTTTGGAATTGAATTCCATAATCTATTTGCGATTACAAATTTACCTATCGCACGATTCTTAGATTATTTAATTGCTTCAGAAAATTACGAAGATTATATGTATTCTTTAGTGGAAGCTTATAATCCGGCTGCTGTAGAAAATGTGATGTGTACCAACACCTTATCAATTAGTTGGGATGGGTATTTATTTGATTGTGATTTTAATCAGATGCTAGAGTTACCCGTAAATAGCAAATCGAGACATATTTCAGAATTTAACGAAGAATTATTAGAAGGAAGAAACATCGTTATTTCTCAACATTGCTATGGTTGTACTGCTGGAGCAGGAAGTAGTTGTCAAGGTGTTGTAGCATAA